Within Sphingobium sp. KCTC 72723, the genomic segment CGGCCCTGCGCGAGGGTGCGGAAAGTGAAGCCGTCGTCGCTGGTGGCGAGTTTGAGGCCGTCCGCCTCACCCTTGCCAGTGATGAAATAGGCAAAGACCAGCGGGTCGGTGGTGGCGGGCCGGGTAGCGCAGGCGGTCAGGGTCAGCGCGCCTGCCCCCGCCACGAAATCGCGTCGGTTCATGGATTATAATCCCGCGCCATCTGGCCGTAGAGGTCGAGCAGGGGGTTAGCGATATAGTCGCCGCCTTCGCCCATCGGGCCGGTGGGGGCAGGCTTTGGCGCGGGGGGTGCGCCGGTGGCGAGGCCGCCGGGGGCTTCGGCGCTGTTGATGCCTTGAGACAGAAGATCGGGCTTGCCGCCGCCGCCTGCATTTTTGCCCTCGCGGTCGAACAATGCTTCCTGATGGCGGATCGGTTCCCAGATGAACGTCCCCCAGCCGCGCCTGTCGGGCAGGGCGTGGACCAGATCGTTGAGGTAGCGTTTGCGGCTGGAATATTCGGCGACCAGCAGCCCTTTGCCCGGATAGCGTTTGAGGAACTGGTCGAAGGTCGTCGCCCAGTCGCCCTGCGCGCGCTGCTGGTAGCAGGAGAAGCCGATCACGTCGAAATCGACGTTGCGGGCGACCAGCGCGTCAGTCCATTCGCGCACGATCGGCCAGTGGCGGCCCAGATGATTGTGGAGTTGAATCGCGATTGCGGGTTCGGCACGGCGCGCGCCCGCTATGCCTGCGCGCAGCAGGGCGGCGAAAGCGTCGAAGCCGCCCACGGCGCCGACTTTTGCATGGTTCGCGTCGGTGACGGGGTTGCCGGTGGGGGTGGACAGCTTCACCCGGCCATGGGGCCACAATATGCCGAAGGTGGTTTCGTTGCCGATCACGGCCATATCGACCGGCGCGCCGCCCGCGCGCATCGCGGCGAGCGTGTCATGGGTGTGGGCTTCGACGGCTTTGGCGAGTTGGGGCAGGTCATAGCCCGCCCAGGCTGCGGGGACGCCCTGATGCTCCGGGTCGGCCCATGTGTCGCTATAGTGGAAACTCAGCACCAGATAGAGGCCCGCGTCGCGGATGCGGCGGCCCAGTTTGATCGTCTGGGCAAGGCCCGCCCATGCCTTGTCGGGTTCGCGCCTGGAATAGCCCTTGGCCGGATCGACGAAGATGCGCAGGCGGATGGCGTTGAACCCGGCGTCGCGCAGCAGGATGATTGGGTCTTTGCGTTCATCCTTGACGAAGAAGCGCGCGCCCGCCGCTTCATCTTCGGGAATCCAGCTGATGTCCGCGCCGATGAGATAGGGACCGGGGCGTGCGCCGGTCTTTTTCGGCGCTGCGAGGGCAGGCGTGGTCAGGAGCGGCAGGGCAGCGAGGCCAAGCGTGGCGCGGCGGGTCAGGGCAGTCATGCGCGGATCTCCAGCTGATATTCGGGGATGAGGCGGATGGTCAGCAGGTCGGCGACCTGATCTGCTTTGGGCAGTTTCGCGCGGGCGCTGGCGTCCAGATAGATGGGCGCGTCGGCGCGCAGCGGCAGGATGGTCAGCGT encodes:
- a CDS encoding glycosyl hydrolase 53 family protein, with the protein product MTALTRRATLGLAALPLLTTPALAAPKKTGARPGPYLIGADISWIPEDEAAGARFFVKDERKDPIILLRDAGFNAIRLRIFVDPAKGYSRREPDKAWAGLAQTIKLGRRIRDAGLYLVLSFHYSDTWADPEHQGVPAAWAGYDLPQLAKAVEAHTHDTLAAMRAGGAPVDMAVIGNETTFGILWPHGRVKLSTPTGNPVTDANHAKVGAVGGFDAFAALLRAGIAGARRAEPAIAIQLHNHLGRHWPIVREWTDALVARNVDFDVIGFSCYQQRAQGDWATTFDQFLKRYPGKGLLVAEYSSRKRYLNDLVHALPDRRGWGTFIWEPIRHQEALFDREGKNAGGGGKPDLLSQGINSAEAPGGLATGAPPAPKPAPTGPMGEGGDYIANPLLDLYGQMARDYNP